The following proteins come from a genomic window of Amaranthus tricolor cultivar Red isolate AtriRed21 chromosome 14, ASM2621246v1, whole genome shotgun sequence:
- the LOC130799285 gene encoding uncharacterized protein LOC130799285, protein MVDKLCGGKKNQQGQLFRQTKWNPLVNSMTIADFENRWEGIVSTWSTRNRRVVQYLAGTWIPHKEKYVRAWTNDCLHLGNQTTSRVESQHSSFKYYLGSGNSSFDTLFKRAHAQIMNQQSKIRQALEESKNSISRTSRLNFLRPLYRHVSIFALELLMMEHNRMLTLGSCLLEKCGCV, encoded by the exons atggtcgataaattgtgtggcggcaagaaaaatcaacagggccagttattcaggcaaacaaaatggaaccccttggttaacagtaTGACGATCGCCGATtttgaaaacagatgggaagggattgtgtccacttggtcgactaggaacCGGAGAGTCGTGCAATATTTGGcaggaacatggattcctcacaaagagaaatatgtgcgtgcgtggacgaatgattgtttgcacttgggtaaccagactaccagtcgAGTTGAAAGTcaacactcttccttcaagtactacttgggtagcggtaatagctcattcgatacgctgtttaaaagggcgcacgcacaaattatgaatcaacaatcaaaaataagacAAGCTCTTGAGGAATCTAAGAATTCCATTTCAAGAACGTCGCGACTAAATTTTCTACgaccgttgtatcgtcatgtttctatatttgccttggaactattgatgatggagcacaacCGGATGCTAACCCTGGGCAGTTGTCTTTTAgaaaaatgcggttgt GTCTAA